A single window of Leptospira dzoumogneensis DNA harbors:
- a CDS encoding riboflavin synthase, translating to MFTGLIECTGKIESVQDTGDGKIFKVSTVWKDPDLKNGDSISVNGACHTVTSFQDSGNKFEFYSSYKTLELTNFGSFQIGTKINLERSVLPHTRMGGHFVTGHVDLTGTILLSEEKDSGKVRRFVISHDPSFTKYFAVRGSVTVDGISLTIVDSKPGEFELVLIPETLIVTNASEAWKVGAKVNLEVDLIARYLEQLGKYR from the coding sequence ATGTTCACAGGATTGATAGAATGTACCGGAAAAATTGAATCCGTCCAAGACACCGGGGACGGTAAAATTTTTAAAGTAAGCACAGTATGGAAAGATCCGGACCTTAAAAACGGCGACTCTATTTCGGTCAACGGTGCCTGCCATACGGTTACTTCCTTCCAAGACTCCGGAAACAAATTCGAATTTTATTCTTCTTACAAAACTTTGGAGCTTACCAATTTCGGAAGTTTCCAAATAGGAACTAAGATCAATCTGGAAAGATCCGTTCTTCCTCATACCAGAATGGGCGGTCATTTTGTGACCGGTCATGTGGATCTAACAGGTACCATTCTTCTCTCCGAAGAAAAGGATTCCGGAAAAGTGAGAAGGTTCGTAATTTCTCATGATCCTTCTTTTACCAAATATTTTGCGGTCCGTGGTAGCGTGACTGTGGACGGAATTTCTCTTACAATCGTGGATTCTAAACCTGGAGAATTCGAATTGGTTTTGATCCCGGAAACTCTTATTGTCACCAACGCTTCCGAAGCATGGAAGGTAGGAGCCAAGGTAAACTTAGAAGTCGACCTGATCGCTCGCTATCTGGAACAGCTAGGTAAATATAGGTAA
- a CDS encoding bifunctional diaminohydroxyphosphoribosylaminopyrimidine deaminase/5-amino-6-(5-phosphoribosylamino)uracil reductase RibD, with translation MTRYSFVSTGYSSPNPPVACVLEDANTGEILASASTQKTGQNHAEREAYRLLREIFPNGKLPAHNAYVTLEPCSHYGKTPPCIDLFLEEKPVRLEYGWKDPNPLVSSHSGLSKLTEIGVQVIENPELAEISSKFLFGFRSRIERRRPAFLLKTSLSKEGYFSSGEGHREKISSPESDVFLSILRAKVDAILVGPNTVRVDDPGLDFRIPSSLPMAGTRIFGAAADPNTRGNSYKGFSGLVSGVLEYSSDPNIFQIHKKKEKDYQPLRVFFLPDQTSISQNFLEKQNQINGRTEKKNAAFFLDEKRSYDLNFLKSLENLSKFPLEKVNFSDVSRVLEVLYSWEINTSLVEGGNFLYKLFSPILSEEDTILQIRSNTVSFPKGILPEWKGKFSMEWKAELGSDLWELGRCSQD, from the coding sequence TTGACTCGCTATTCCTTTGTCTCCACCGGATATTCTAGTCCGAATCCTCCGGTGGCCTGCGTTTTAGAAGACGCAAATACAGGCGAGATCCTCGCCTCCGCTTCCACACAAAAAACAGGACAAAACCACGCAGAAAGAGAAGCATATCGTTTGCTTCGAGAGATATTCCCGAATGGAAAACTTCCCGCCCATAATGCTTACGTAACCTTAGAGCCTTGCTCTCATTACGGTAAAACCCCTCCTTGTATCGATCTATTCTTAGAAGAAAAACCTGTTCGATTGGAATACGGTTGGAAGGATCCGAATCCTTTGGTTTCTTCTCATTCCGGTTTAAGTAAGCTGACAGAGATCGGTGTTCAGGTTATCGAGAATCCTGAGTTAGCCGAAATCTCTTCTAAATTTTTGTTCGGTTTTAGATCCAGGATAGAAAGAAGAAGGCCTGCTTTTTTACTCAAAACTTCTCTCAGCAAAGAAGGTTACTTCAGTTCGGGAGAAGGTCACAGAGAGAAAATATCTTCTCCGGAGTCGGATGTATTTCTTTCTATACTCCGAGCAAAAGTGGATGCGATCTTGGTCGGGCCGAATACTGTGCGAGTAGACGATCCAGGTTTGGATTTTAGAATACCTTCTTCTTTACCAATGGCAGGGACGCGGATTTTTGGTGCCGCTGCGGATCCTAACACTCGTGGGAATTCCTACAAAGGATTTTCAGGACTTGTCTCTGGAGTTTTGGAATATTCATCTGATCCAAATATATTTCAGATCCATAAAAAAAAAGAGAAGGATTACCAGCCGCTTAGAGTTTTCTTTTTACCGGATCAAACTTCTATCAGCCAAAACTTTTTAGAAAAACAAAACCAGATCAATGGTAGGACGGAAAAGAAGAATGCAGCATTCTTTTTAGATGAAAAAAGATCTTATGATCTAAACTTTCTAAAAAGTTTAGAAAACCTTTCTAAGTTTCCATTGGAGAAGGTCAACTTCTCGGATGTCTCCAGAGTTTTAGAAGTTTTGTATTCCTGGGAGATCAACACTTCACTTGTGGAAGGCGGAAATTTTTTATACAAACTATTTTCACCCATACTTTCGGAAGAGGATACAATCTTACAAATCAGATCGAATACCGTTTCTTTTCCAAAAGGGATCTTGCCTGAATGGAAGGGAAAATTTTCCATGGAATGGAAGGCAGAACTTGGTTCTGATCTTTGGGAGCTGGGAAGATGTTCACAGGATTGA